The sequence below is a genomic window from Cedecea neteri.
CTACCTACGGAGCGCCTGACGTTTTTGCTGGCCGTGGCCACCTTAAACGGCGAGCGTCTTGATGGTGAGCTGAGCGAGGGAGAGCTGATCGATGCGTTTCGTCACGTCAGCGATGGTTTTGAGCAAACAAGCGAAACCATCAACGTGCGCGCTAACAACGCCATCAACGATATGGTTCGTCAGCGTTTGCTCAATCGCTTTGTAAGCGAACTAACCGAAGGCAATGCCATTTATCGCCTGACGCCTCTGGGGATTGGCATCACTGACTACTACATTCGCCAGCGTGAGTTTTCCACGCTGCGTCTGTCTATGCAGCTTTCTATCGTGGCGGGCGAGCTTAAGCGCGCCGCTGATGCGGCCGATGAAGATGGCGATGAGTTTCACTGGCATCGCAATGTTTATGCGCCGCTCAAATATTCCGTGGCGGAGATTTTCGACAGTATCGATCTCACCCAGCGCATCATGGACGAGCAGCAGCAGCAGGTAAAAGATGACATTGCCCAACTGCTGAACAAAGACTGGCGGGCGGCGATTTCAAGCTGTGAACTGCTGTTGTCAGAGACATCCGGCACGCTGCGTGAACTGCAGGATACGCTAGAAGCCGCAGGGGATAAGCTGCAGGCCAACCTGTTGCGCGTTCAGGATTCAACCCTGGGGCGCGACGATCTTCACTTTGTAGACCGCCTGGTGTTCGACCTGCAAAGCAAACTGGACCGCATTATCAGTTGGGGCCAGCAGGCCATTGACCTGTGGATTGGCTACGACCGCCATGTGCATAAATTTATCCGTACCGCTATCGATATGGATAAAAACCGCGTCTTTGCTCAGCGTCTGCGTCAGTCGGTGCAAACCTACTTCGATGCGCCATGGGCGCTGACCTACTCCAGCGCCGATCGCCTGCTGGATATGCGTGACGAAGAGATGGCATTGCGGGATGAAGAGGTTACCGGCGAGTTACCAAGCGAACTCGAGTTTGAAGAATTTAACGAAATTCGTGAACAGCTGGCGGCGCTGATTGAAGCGGCGCTGCAGGTCTACAAAACCCAACAAGCTCCTCTTGATTTGGGCGTT
It includes:
- the mukF gene encoding chromosome partition protein MukF — its product is MSDFSQTVPELVAWARKNDFSISLPTERLTFLLAVATLNGERLDGELSEGELIDAFRHVSDGFEQTSETINVRANNAINDMVRQRLLNRFVSELTEGNAIYRLTPLGIGITDYYIRQREFSTLRLSMQLSIVAGELKRAADAADEDGDEFHWHRNVYAPLKYSVAEIFDSIDLTQRIMDEQQQQVKDDIAQLLNKDWRAAISSCELLLSETSGTLRELQDTLEAAGDKLQANLLRVQDSTLGRDDLHFVDRLVFDLQSKLDRIISWGQQAIDLWIGYDRHVHKFIRTAIDMDKNRVFAQRLRQSVQTYFDAPWALTYSSADRLLDMRDEEMALRDEEVTGELPSELEFEEFNEIREQLAALIEAALQVYKTQQAPLDLGVVVRDYLVQYPRARHFDVARIVVDQAVRLGVAEADFTGLPAKWQTINDYGAKVQAHVINKY